From a single Raphanus sativus cultivar WK10039 chromosome 3, ASM80110v3, whole genome shotgun sequence genomic region:
- the LOC108847741 gene encoding vesicle-associated protein 1-2, with translation MSNALLEIDPIDLQFPFELKKQISCSLYLTNKTDSYVAFKVKTTNPKKYCVRPNTGVVLPRSSSEVLVTMQAQKEAPADMQCKDKFLLQCVVATPGVTPKDVTPEMFSKEAGNRVEETKLRVVYVDPPQPPSPVHEGSEEGSSPRASVSDNGNNNNASDFTAAPRFSVDRLEPQDNPSEARALITRLTEEKNSAVQLNNRLQQELEQLKRGSNRSQSGGGIPFMYVLLVGLIGLILGYIMKRT, from the exons ATGAGTAACGCGCTTCTCGAAATCGATCCTATCGACCTTCAATTCCCTT TTGAATTGAAGAAACAGATCTCTTGCTCTCTCTATTTGACTAACAAGACCGACAGTTATGTAGCCTTCAAG GTTAAAACGACGAATCCAAAGAAGTACTGTGTGAGGCCTAACACTGGCGTTGTTCTTCCCAGATCCTCTTCTGAAGttcttg TGACGATGCAAGCGCAGAAGGAAGCTCCTGCTGATATGCAGTGCAAGGACAAGTTCTTGCTTCAATGTGTTGTGGCTACTCCCGGTGTCACTCCCAAGGATGTTACTCCCGAGATG TTTAGCAAAGAGGCGGGGAATCGAGTTGAGGAGACGAAACTGAGAGTTGTCTATGTTGATCCACCGCAACCACCTTCACCGGTTCATGAAGGATCAGAAGAGGGCTCTTCCCCAAGAGCTTCTGTCTCTGACAATGGGAACAACAACAACGCTTCTGACTTTACTGCT GCTCCAAGATTTAGCGTGGACAGGCTTGAACCTCAGGATAACCCATCTGAG GCGAGAGCGCTCATCACAAGGCTCACCGAGGAAAAGAACTCTGCGGTTCAACTGAACAATAGACTTCAACAAGAATTG GAGCAGTTGAAGCGTGGAAGCAATAGAAGCCAGAGTGGTGGTGGAATCCCGTTCATGTACGTTCTTTTGGTAGGACTAATAGGCCTAATCTTGGGATACATTATGAAGAGGACATGA